Proteins co-encoded in one Trueperella abortisuis genomic window:
- a CDS encoding 1,4-dihydroxy-2-naphthoate polyprenyltransferase has protein sequence MATLNDWLEGARIRTLPAAVSPVVAGCAVAVYEGGFSLPRTLLAAAVALFFQIGVNFANDYSDGVRGTDDVRSGPPRLTGGGKASPQVVKAAAFVCFAFGAAAGLTLVALSGQWWLIAAGGLAILAAWYYTGGKHPYGYMGLGEVFVMIFFGYMATVATTYTQTGTAPWMSWVAGTGVGLIACALLMVNNIRDIPTDAVTGKRTLAVRLGDARARWAYVAMLVGALASAVVIGIGHWQALMGSIAIALGPLLLIPPVLKGATGRDLIAVLRNTGLFELYYAVILLISLSA, from the coding sequence ATGGCGACCCTCAACGACTGGCTCGAAGGCGCGCGGATCCGCACGCTCCCCGCGGCGGTTTCCCCGGTCGTGGCGGGATGTGCCGTAGCCGTCTACGAGGGCGGCTTCTCTCTGCCCCGCACCCTGCTCGCCGCGGCGGTCGCACTCTTTTTCCAGATCGGGGTCAACTTCGCCAACGACTACTCCGACGGGGTGCGCGGCACCGACGACGTCCGCAGTGGCCCGCCCCGCCTCACCGGCGGCGGCAAGGCCTCCCCGCAGGTGGTTAAGGCCGCCGCCTTCGTCTGCTTCGCGTTCGGCGCCGCGGCCGGCCTCACTCTCGTGGCACTGTCCGGCCAATGGTGGCTCATCGCCGCAGGCGGGTTGGCGATCCTCGCCGCCTGGTACTACACGGGAGGCAAGCACCCCTACGGTTATATGGGCCTGGGCGAGGTGTTCGTCATGATCTTCTTCGGCTACATGGCAACCGTCGCCACCACCTACACGCAGACTGGCACCGCGCCCTGGATGTCCTGGGTCGCGGGCACGGGCGTGGGGCTGATCGCCTGCGCGCTGCTCATGGTCAACAACATCCGTGACATCCCCACCGACGCCGTCACCGGCAAGCGCACGCTCGCCGTCCGCCTCGGCGACGCACGCGCTCGCTGGGCCTACGTGGCCATGCTCGTCGGCGCGCTAGCCAGCGCCGTCGTGATCGGGATCGGCCACTGGCAGGCCCTCATGGGTTCGATTGCTATCGCCCTCGGCCCGCTCCTCCTGATCCCACCCGTACTCAAAGGCGCCACGGGCCGCGACCTCATTGCCGTGCTTCGCAACACCGGGCTGTTCGAACTGTACTACGCCGTCATCTTGCTCATCTCGCTGTCGGCGTGA
- a CDS encoding PLD nuclease N-terminal domain-containing protein, translating into MLRVLPIIFAVALIIYTFIDCARTDSSAMPAKISKPLWLILIALVPVLGALIWLYFKYQHIFTSDYPSPSFGGQNPFSRPQPPKGPVAPDDDPEFLARLEARNRRRAYEERMREEGRLPEEDERLDDKHDEDRDEGGLYGNR; encoded by the coding sequence GTGCTCAGAGTATTGCCTATCATTTTCGCGGTCGCGCTGATCATCTACACGTTCATCGACTGTGCGCGCACCGACTCCTCCGCCATGCCCGCGAAGATCTCGAAGCCGCTGTGGCTCATCCTCATCGCGCTGGTGCCCGTACTCGGCGCCCTGATCTGGCTCTACTTTAAGTACCAGCACATCTTCACCTCCGACTACCCCTCCCCCTCCTTCGGTGGGCAGAACCCGTTCTCGCGGCCCCAGCCGCCCAAGGGGCCCGTCGCTCCCGACGACGACCCGGAGTTCCTCGCCCGGCTTGAAGCGCGCAACCGGCGTCGGGCCTACGAGGAGCGCATGCGCGAAGAGGGCCGCCTACCCGAGGAGGACGAGCGCCTCGACGACAAGCACGACGAGGATCGCGACGAGGGTGGCCTGTACGGCAACCGCTGA
- a CDS encoding histidine phosphatase family protein, which translates to MDITTVHLVRHGEVHNPEAVLYGRRPGYHLSELGREMADELALAFVGHDVRAVIASPLERAVETATPTAELFDLTVETDRRLIEADNKFEGVAVNKNRWILAHPRYWSWYVNPFEPSWGEPYPEVIERMSQAIARGIDEARGGEAVLVSHQLPIWTMRRFVERKTIASDPRKRECSLCSVTSLTFAGKQLLSLDYWEPVGHLLRGAADMVPGTSEATELA; encoded by the coding sequence ATGGATATTACGACGGTTCACCTGGTTCGCCACGGCGAAGTTCATAACCCCGAGGCCGTTCTCTACGGCCGTCGCCCCGGCTACCACCTGTCCGAGCTAGGCCGGGAAATGGCGGACGAACTTGCCCTCGCCTTCGTTGGACACGATGTGCGCGCCGTCATCGCATCCCCGCTCGAGCGTGCGGTGGAGACGGCGACGCCGACGGCCGAGTTGTTTGACCTGACCGTGGAGACGGACCGGCGCCTGATCGAGGCAGACAACAAGTTCGAGGGCGTTGCCGTCAACAAGAATCGCTGGATCCTGGCCCACCCGCGCTACTGGTCGTGGTACGTCAACCCCTTTGAGCCCTCTTGGGGGGAACCCTACCCGGAGGTGATTGAGCGCATGTCGCAGGCGATCGCCCGCGGCATCGACGAGGCCCGCGGCGGGGAGGCTGTGCTCGTGTCCCATCAGCTGCCGATCTGGACGATGCGCCGCTTTGTGGAGCGCAAGACCATCGCCTCCGATCCGCGCAAGCGGGAGTGTTCGCTGTGCTCGGTCACCTCGCTCACGTTTGCCGGCAAGCAGCTGCTGTCCCTGGACTACTGGGAGCCGGTGGGGCACCTCTTGCGCGGCGCAGCCGACATGGTCCCGGGCACGTCCGAGGCTACGGAGCTCGCCTAG
- a CDS encoding MarR family winged helix-turn-helix transcriptional regulator encodes MANWLNQSEQKAWRAFLTGQARVLEAINQDMVNDSGLTLNEYEVLVRLSESPDHRLRMSNLAENLVHSRSRLTHTVKRLEEVGYVCRTRCPEDRRGIICCLTEEGFSKLEHAAPMHVDSVRKHLVDHFTTEEFLELGKLFAKVGCTEEPVAQ; translated from the coding sequence ATGGCTAACTGGCTCAACCAGTCGGAGCAGAAGGCGTGGCGAGCATTTCTCACCGGCCAGGCGCGGGTGCTGGAGGCGATTAATCAGGATATGGTCAACGATTCCGGCCTCACTCTTAACGAATACGAGGTGCTAGTGCGTCTCTCGGAGTCCCCGGATCACCGGCTGCGCATGTCGAACCTCGCGGAGAACCTCGTCCACTCTCGTTCACGTCTGACCCACACGGTCAAGCGTCTAGAAGAGGTGGGATACGTGTGCCGCACGCGATGTCCGGAGGATCGGCGTGGCATCATCTGTTGCCTGACGGAGGAGGGCTTTTCCAAGCTCGAACACGCGGCCCCGATGCACGTTGACTCGGTACGCAAGCACCTCGTGGATCATTTCACCACTGAGGAGTTCCTAGAGCTTGGCAAGCTCTTTGCCAAGGTCGGCTGCACCGAGGAGCCCGTGGCACAATAG
- a CDS encoding 30S ribosomal protein bS22: protein MGSVIKKRRKRMSKKKHRKLLRKTRHQRRNKK from the coding sequence ATGGGTTCCGTTATTAAGAAGCGTCGTAAGCGCATGTCGAAGAAGAAGCATCGCAAGCTGCTTCGCAAGACGCGTCACCAGCGTCGTAACAAGAAGTGA
- a CDS encoding helix-turn-helix domain-containing protein, which yields MAQFPPSEPQFVTVAEVADLARVSRMTVYRMIHSGELPAVRVGGSYRVPKSAVDALLSGGMDQAQSRGA from the coding sequence ATGGCGCAATTTCCGCCCTCGGAGCCGCAGTTTGTGACTGTGGCCGAAGTTGCCGATCTGGCGCGGGTTTCGCGCATGACGGTCTACCGGATGATTCATTCCGGTGAGCTTCCGGCTGTCCGGGTTGGGGGCTCCTACCGGGTTCCGAAGTCCGCGGTTGACGCGCTCCTTTCGGGTGGCATGGATCAAGCACAGTCCCGCGGCGCTTAA